In the Methylosinus sp. LW4 genome, GGTCATGGGGAAACGCCCCTCCGTCCTGTCTGACGCCGATCGACGACGAAGGTCGCCTGTCGAGGTGACGCGAAAGAAGCGGACGCTATCTCGCATGCTCATCGAGAAACTTGCGGCAGGCGTCGAAGTCCTGCCGATAGCCATCGGGCAATTTCACTTTCTTGGCTCGCGAGAGATTTTGCGCGTAAGCGACCATTTTCTCGGTCGGCGCTTTGGCGCGCCCAGCGCTCTGCTCGACGGCCTCCTGCGATGCGGATGACGTCGCCTTGGACGCGCGCCGCCGCGGGCTCGCGCTCGCGCTCTTTGGCGCCGCCGCGGGGCGAGCGTCGGTAGGCCCGCTGCGGCGACGACGTCCAGATCGACGCGCCGGCGGCGCCGCCGTCAGCTCGACCTTTCCATCCGATTTTCCGACCAGCGCCTCGATCAGCTCCTGCGCGGCGGCGGCGACGCCATCGATGACCGCATGATAATCCGCCTTTCCGACGAGAATCTCGTCGAGACGCATCTCCCACAGAGCCGTCGTCGCGGGATCGACGAGCGCGGGCGCGGCGCCCCGCAGCAGCTCGAACAATTGCAGCCCGGCCGGCGTCGGCAGCACCAGCTTGCCATCGGCCGTCAACAAATTCTGCCGCTTCAATCCCTTGATGATCTCCGCCCGCGTCGCCGGCGTGCCGATCCCCTTGGCTTCCTTCAGCCGGTCGCGAAGCCCGGCATCATCGACGAAGCGCCATGCATTCTGCATCGCATCGACGAGCGTGCCTTCATTATATCGAGGCGGCGGCTGCGTTCTCTTCGCCTCGACGCGCGGCTCGGAAAGAGTGGCGCTCTCGCCATCGCGAAGCGGGGGCAGCGTCTGCTCGGCCTCTGTCTCGGCGTCCGGCTCGTTCGCCTGATAGACCGCCTTCCAGCCGAGCCGCAGCGGTATCCGCCCGACGGCGCGAAACTCGGCCGCGCTTCGGCCTGCGATCGGAACGTTCATTGTGACGATGGTCTGCCGATATTCGTAATCGGGCATCACGGCGGCGAGATAGGAACGGCAGATGAGCGCGAACAGCCGCTTCTCATCCTCGTCGAGACGCGCCAAGCGGGCCTCGAGATCGTCGAGAACATTGACATTGGGCACGACCGCATGATGCGAGACGCCTTCCAGCGCCTCGTCGCAGAAATGGCCAGACTTGCCGCGTCGGATCACCGGTGCGGCGATCTCCAGCCGCGCAAAGCCGCGCAGGCGCGTCAGCGCGGCGACGATCGCTGGCGCGTCGCCCATCTGATTTTCGCTCAGATAGCGCGCTTCCGCCCGCGGATAGGTGATGAGCTTCTTGCCATCGCCATCATAGAGCGCCTGCGCCACGGACAGCGTCTTGTCGGCCGTCCATCCCCAGCGCTGGCCGCAGGTCTTCTGCAAGGAGGGGAGATCGAAGAGACGCGGCGGCGCCTGCCGTTTTTCATCGACGGCGACGCCGAGAGGCCCCTGATGGCCATTGGCAGCTCTGGCGATCGTCTCGGCCTCGGCGCGCGTCTTGATCCGCGCCTTGGCCGCCGGAGCATGGCGCATCGAAAAGCTGCCGCCTGCGACGGTCGCTGTCGCGACGACCTCGAAATAATCCTCCGGCCGAAAATTGCGGATCTCCAATTCGCGAAGGCAGACGATCGCCAAGGTCGGCGTCTTGACCCGGCCGATTCCGATCACGCCGCGAACGCCGGGCGAGAGCAATGTCTTCGTCGCCGTCCGCGTCAGCGACAGGTTGAAGATTTGATCGGCCTGCTGGCGCGCCACCGCCGCCTCATAGAGCGGGCGCATGTCGGCGTTGGGCTTCAGCCGGGCGAAAGCCTGCTGCAGCGTCTTCGGGTCCTGGGCGGTGAACAGAGCCCGCCGCACGCGCCCGCGATAGCCGAGATGATCCAGGATTTCCTGGCCGATCAGCTGCCCCTCGCGATCACAGTCGGTCGCGAGAATCACATCGTCGCAGGCGGAGAGCGCCGTCGCTATGGCCCGGAGCTTCGCGGATTTGTTGCCTTGCGTGGCTTCGCGAGTCGGATAGAGCCCGTCCGGCTTGAGGACGACGCAGGACCAGCGCTTCCAGACGGGGTTGATCTCCTCGGGCTCGGCCAAGCGAAGCAGATGGCCTTCCGCCGGCAGAATCTGCCCGAAGCGCGCGCCGAGCGCCGCGCGAAGATCTTTCGCCTGACTGGCCTTTTCCGTGATGATCAGTGTCGCCATGCGCCAATGCCGAATCGAAGAGGGTTTCAGCGTAACGCATTTGTGAGAACGAACAAAGAACAAAACGCCGCCCGCGCCCGTGAGCGAGAACATCCGCAAAATCCGTTGTCGCGACCGCGTCAGCGATATATATCGAACTGACATAGCGTTAGCGGGGGCGCGTCATTGAGCGACGAGGAAAAAGTCGGAGCGCCGAAGCGCTTTCGTATTGGTCTTTCGGGCTGTGGCGGCGGTCTCGAATCCGTGTCGACATCACAATTGCTCGCGCTCGCCGAACGCGTCGAGGCGCTCGGCTTCGATGCGATCTGGATCAATGAGGAGCATTTTCAGGGAAGCATCATCGAGGTCGAGGGCCGGCGCTGCCATTCGCCCATCGCGCTCGCCGCCGCCATCCTCGCCCGCACGAAGCGCCTGCGCGTCGGCTTCTCCGTGCTGCTGCTGGCGCTGCATCATCCCATTCGCCTCGCCGAAGAGATCGCGACGCTCGATGTCCTGTCGGATGGCCGCGTCGATTTCGGCGTCTCGCGCGGCGGCAATAGCCGCTATCTCGAGGCCTATGGCGTTCCGGCGGAGAATGTGAACGCGCTGTTCCAGGACAATCTCGCGCTCATTCGACGCGCCTGGACCGAGGAGAAAATCACGGTCGGCGAAAGCGCGCTCTCCGTCGAGCCGAAGCCCGTGCAGCATCCGCATCCGGCGATCTTCATGGGCACCTATACGGATGAGACGGCGGCCTGGGCGGCGCGCGAGGGCCATTCGCTCATTCTGCACGGCATCACCAGCATGGCCAATCAGCGACGGCTGCTGAAAGCCTATGTCGAAGCCGGCGGCGACCCCGCGCGCGCGCCATTCGGACGCTTCGTCTATGTGAGCGAGACCGACGAAAGCGCGCGGGAAGAGCTGTGGCCGACGATCGAGAAGCTGACGGCGCGGCTGCGCGGCTTCGGCCTCTTCAATCGCAAAGGCGTCGTCGCCGAGGCGGAGCTCGAGCCCGAGAATTTCTATCGCGACATGGTCATCGCCGGCTCGCCGCAGACATGCGCGCGGGCTTTTCTCGCGCTGCACGACGAGCTCGGCGTCACCTATGTGAATGCGCTGAGCGCCTTCTTCGGCTTTCTGCCTCTGCCTCTGCTCGAGAAGTCGCTCGCTCTGCTGGCGCGCGAGGCGCGGCCGCTCGTCGAGGCCGCCCTTCAGGAGAGGTCGGGGACGTAGCCCACGACGCCTCTGCTTTCTGTGTCCGCCAGCCTCAGCAAAGGCGCGCCATAGAGCCGGCTCATCGAGCCGAGATCGCAGACCGCCTCGGCGCGCCCCTCGGCGATCATACGGCCGTCCCGCAAGAGCGCGACCCGCGCCTTCAGATTGAAAGCTTGATCGGGCAAATGCGTGGTCATGACGACGCTCTTGCCGCCACCGGCGAGCTTGCGCATCAGATCGAGCACGCGGCCTTGATTTCCGAGATCGAGGCTCGAGGTCGGCTCGTCCATGACGATGATCGACGTGTCTTGCGCGAGCGCGCGCGCGATCAGCGCGAGCTGCCGCTCGCCGCCGGAAATCTGCGTGAAGGGCTTGCTCGCCAAATGCTCGACGCCCGTGTCCGCGAGCGCGCGCCGCGCGATCTCGCGGTCGCGGAGCGAGGGCGATCCAGCGCCCTCTATATGGGCGGAGCGGCCCATCAGAACCATCTGCTCCACTGTGAAGGCGAAGGCGCTGTGGCCGGCCTGCGGCACATAGGCGATGCGTCGCGCGACCTCGCGTCTCGGCAGGCGATCGAGATCGTCGCCCAGCACGCGGATGCTTCCGGCGTGTGGCGCGGCGAGGCCGAGCAGGCAATGGACGAGCGTGCTCTTGCCGGCGCCATTGGGGCCGAGCAGCACGAGCGTCTCGCCCGCTGCGAGCGCGAAAGAGATCGCATCGAGCACGAGCCGCTCGGCGCGGCGGAATGAAAGACCCTCGATCGCGATCGCCGGCGTCATGACCATTGCTCGCTGCGGGCACGAATGACGAGAAAGAGAAAGAAGGGCGCGCCGATCACCGCGGTCATGACGCCGAGCGGAATCTCGATAACGGAGGCGGAGCGCGCGACATCGTCGACGCCGAGCACGAAGAGCGCGCCCAATGTCGCCGTCGCGATCATGACGCGGCCGGGCTCCATGCCGAACAGCATGCGCGCGATATGCGGCACGAGCAGGCCGACCCATCCGACGATGCCGGCGACGCAGACCGTCGCCGCCGTCATCGCCGTCGCGCAGAGGATCACGATGACGCGCAGCCGCGCCACATCGGCGCCCAGCGCCGCGGCCTCGTTGTCGCCGAGCGCGAGAAGGCTGATGCGCCATCGCAATGCGAACAGCATGGCGCCGCCGAGCATGACCGGCGCCGCCGCCGTCGCCGCATCCGCGCCATTGGCCTTGGCGAGACTCCCCATCAGCCAAAAGGTGATGGTGGCGAGCGTGTCGACCGGATCGGCGACATATTTCACCAGCGAGATCAGCGCCTGAAACAGCGCCGACATCACCATGCCGCACAAGACGAGCGTGATGAGCGAATGGCTCTTGACGCGGCTGGCCGCGAGATAGGAGGCGCCGACAGCGGCGAGACCGCCGACGAAAGCGGCCGCCTCGACGGCGATCGTCGGCAGATGAAGCAGCAGCGCGAGCGCGGCGCCGAAGCCGGCGCCGGCCGAGACGCCGAGCAGAGAAGGCGAGGCCATGGGATTGCGGAAGACCGTCTGATAGGCCGCGCCGGCGATCGAAAGGCCCGCTCCGACCATGACCGCGGTCGCGATGCGCGGAAGACGCACCATGAAAATAATAGTCTGCGCCGTCGCGCCGCTCGGCGAGCCATCGCCACGGCCGATGAGCGTCTCCACGACCGCGCCGAGCGACAATGGATAGCGGCCGAGCGCGAGCGAAACGAGTATCAGCGCGCAGAGCGCGAGCCCCGAGGCGAGCAGCAGCCCGCGTCCCTCGCCGTCAGCGGCCAGTGGAGCCCGCCAGAATCTCATCGATCTGCTCTTTCGAGAGAGAGACGTGGAAAAATCGCTCGTAGAACGCGGACATTTCGCTCTCGAGCATCGCCCGCGAAAATTTTTCGGGATGAATGATCGAGGCCGCCCATAGCACGGTGAGCGGCTGCTCGATCGTTCGATTCGCCCAGAGATGCGCGCCGGCCGGCGCGACATGCACGCGGCCGCTGCGCACGGCCGAGACGTCGCGCAGACGCGGCTCGGCCGCGACGAGCTCGGCCTCACCACGATCGGCGACGATCAGCACTTCGGGATTCCAGGCGATCAATTGCTCGAGCGAGAAAGTGACGCTCTCCTCCGAGCGCCCGTCGGAGGTGACGCTGCGGCCGCCGGCATGCGGAATCCACCATTCGGCGATTCTATGCGGCTGCGTCAGGCGCCGGTAGTTCACATAGAGCACGCGGGGCCGCTTCGACTCGTCGACGGAGCCGAGCTTCGTTCCGATCCGCGTCAGAGTCTCGTCGAAATAGCGAACATAATCTTCGGCGGCTTTTTTCTCGTCGAGAATAGCGCCGAGCAGCGTCATCAGCGCCTTGATGTCCTCCGGCTCGCGCCAGTTCAGCAGTACCGCCGGCAATCCGAGCGCCGAGAGCCTATCCGTCGCGCTGCGGTCCATCGTCAGGACGAGATCGGGCCGCAGCGCGACGATATCCTCGACCGCGAGACCGCTCGAGGAACTCTGCAGGATCGGCTTTTTTGCGAGGTCCGACGCGAAGACGAATTGATATTTCCGCGCCAGCTCGCGGGGCAGGCCGTTCACGATCGACTGCTGCCGGCCGAAGGCGAAGAGAAAGCCGTTCAGAACCGGCACGGGTCCCACCGTGACGATGC is a window encoding:
- a CDS encoding LLM class flavin-dependent oxidoreductase, with the protein product MSDEEKVGAPKRFRIGLSGCGGGLESVSTSQLLALAERVEALGFDAIWINEEHFQGSIIEVEGRRCHSPIALAAAILARTKRLRVGFSVLLLALHHPIRLAEEIATLDVLSDGRVDFGVSRGGNSRYLEAYGVPAENVNALFQDNLALIRRAWTEEKITVGESALSVEPKPVQHPHPAIFMGTYTDETAAWAAREGHSLILHGITSMANQRRLLKAYVEAGGDPARAPFGRFVYVSETDESAREELWPTIEKLTARLRGFGLFNRKGVVAEAELEPENFYRDMVIAGSPQTCARAFLALHDELGVTYVNALSAFFGFLPLPLLEKSLALLAREARPLVEAALQERSGT
- a CDS encoding ABC transporter substrate-binding protein, yielding MPSQSARILCLALALLASAAAGECRTIVDMDGRSVSLPEKVGRIVTVGPVPVLNGFLFAFGRQQSIVNGLPRELARKYQFVFASDLAKKPILQSSSSGLAVEDIVALRPDLVLTMDRSATDRLSALGLPAVLLNWREPEDIKALMTLLGAILDEKKAAEDYVRYFDETLTRIGTKLGSVDESKRPRVLYVNYRRLTQPHRIAEWWIPHAGGRSVTSDGRSEESVTFSLEQLIAWNPEVLIVADRGEAELVAAEPRLRDVSAVRSGRVHVAPAGAHLWANRTIEQPLTVLWAASIIHPEKFSRAMLESEMSAFYERFFHVSLSKEQIDEILAGSTGR
- a CDS encoding ABC transporter ATP-binding protein encodes the protein MTPAIAIEGLSFRRAERLVLDAISFALAAGETLVLLGPNGAGKSTLVHCLLGLAAPHAGSIRVLGDDLDRLPRREVARRIAYVPQAGHSAFAFTVEQMVLMGRSAHIEGAGSPSLRDREIARRALADTGVEHLASKPFTQISGGERQLALIARALAQDTSIIVMDEPTSSLDLGNQGRVLDLMRKLAGGGKSVVMTTHLPDQAFNLKARVALLRDGRMIAEGRAEAVCDLGSMSRLYGAPLLRLADTESRGVVGYVPDLS
- a CDS encoding FecCD family ABC transporter permease — translated: MRFWRAPLAADGEGRGLLLASGLALCALILVSLALGRYPLSLGAVVETLIGRGDGSPSGATAQTIIFMVRLPRIATAVMVGAGLSIAGAAYQTVFRNPMASPSLLGVSAGAGFGAALALLLHLPTIAVEAAAFVGGLAAVGASYLAASRVKSHSLITLVLCGMVMSALFQALISLVKYVADPVDTLATITFWLMGSLAKANGADAATAAAPVMLGGAMLFALRWRISLLALGDNEAAALGADVARLRVIVILCATAMTAATVCVAGIVGWVGLLVPHIARMLFGMEPGRVMIATATLGALFVLGVDDVARSASVIEIPLGVMTAVIGAPFFLFLVIRARSEQWS
- a CDS encoding DNA topoisomerase, which gives rise to MATLIITEKASQAKDLRAALGARFGQILPAEGHLLRLAEPEEINPVWKRWSCVVLKPDGLYPTREATQGNKSAKLRAIATALSACDDVILATDCDREGQLIGQEILDHLGYRGRVRRALFTAQDPKTLQQAFARLKPNADMRPLYEAAVARQQADQIFNLSLTRTATKTLLSPGVRGVIGIGRVKTPTLAIVCLRELEIRNFRPEDYFEVVATATVAGGSFSMRHAPAAKARIKTRAEAETIARAANGHQGPLGVAVDEKRQAPPRLFDLPSLQKTCGQRWGWTADKTLSVAQALYDGDGKKLITYPRAEARYLSENQMGDAPAIVAALTRLRGFARLEIAAPVIRRGKSGHFCDEALEGVSHHAVVPNVNVLDDLEARLARLDEDEKRLFALICRSYLAAVMPDYEYRQTIVTMNVPIAGRSAAEFRAVGRIPLRLGWKAVYQANEPDAETEAEQTLPPLRDGESATLSEPRVEAKRTQPPPRYNEGTLVDAMQNAWRFVDDAGLRDRLKEAKGIGTPATRAEIIKGLKRQNLLTADGKLVLPTPAGLQLFELLRGAAPALVDPATTALWEMRLDEILVGKADYHAVIDGVAAAAQELIEALVGKSDGKVELTAAPPARRSGRRRRSGPTDARPAAAPKSASASPRRRASKATSSASQEAVEQSAGRAKAPTEKMVAYAQNLSRAKKVKLPDGYRQDFDACRKFLDEHAR